In the genome of Raphanus sativus cultivar WK10039 chromosome 4, ASM80110v3, whole genome shotgun sequence, one region contains:
- the LOC108849912 gene encoding LOW QUALITY PROTEIN: vicilin-like seed storage protein At4g36700 (The sequence of the model RefSeq protein was modified relative to this genomic sequence to represent the inferred CDS: inserted 1 base in 1 codon) has protein sequence MTKFTVLPLFVLLFLVLLCTKSLAKSEEFDESDEENDVAAVPSCCGFSSPLLIKKDQWKPIFETKFGQISTVQIGEGCGGMGPYKIHSITLEPNALLLPLLLHSDMVFFVDSGSGILNWVEEEATSSEIRRGDVYRLRPGTVFYLQSKPVDIFLGTKLRIYAIFSNTEECLHDPCFGAYSSITDLLFGFDETILQSAFGVPEEIIGLMTNRTQPPLIVHDMLSTPGEANTNTWQLQPRLLKIFARYVSAAENKKKEKKTKKAKTFNVFESEPDFQSPNGQTITINRKDLNVLSGSMVGVSMVNLTQASMMGPHWNPWACEISVVLKGSGMVRVLRSSISSRSSSECKNMRFKVEEGDIFAVPRLHPMAQMSFIDEPLLFIGFTTSARNNEPQFLAGQNSALRFLDREVLAASLNVSSAMVDGLLGAQKDAVVLGCPYCAEGELDXLKVETEMKKRDDERKREEEEAKKEEEERRKREEEEEEEKKQWPPQPQQPPQR, from the exons ATGACTAAATTTACCGTATTGCCACTCtttgttcttctctttctcGTTTTACTCTGCACTAAGTCGTTAGCTAAGTCTGAAGAGTTTGATGAGTCGGACGAAGAAAACGACGTTGCTGCTGTACCGTCATGTTGCGGGTTCTCGTCGCCTCTTCTGATCAAGAAAGATCAATGGAAACCAATCTTCGAGACCAAGTTCGGACAAATCTCAACCGTTCAAATCGGCGAGGGATGCGGTGGGATGGGACCTTACAAAATACATTCAATAACGTTGGAGCCAAACGCTCTATTgctccctcttcttcttcattcagACATGGTCTTCTTTGTCGACTCtg GGAGTGGGATTCTGAATTGGGTCGAGGAGGAAGCGACGAGTTCTGAGATAAGACGAGGGGACGTTTACAGGCTACGTCCCGGTACAGTTTTCTACTTACAGAGCAAACCGGTTGATATCTTCCTTGGAACCAAACTTAGGATTTACGCAATCTTCTCAAACACCGAAGAGTGTTTACAC GATCCTTGCTTTGGTGCGTATTCCAGTATCACAGATCTATTGTTTGGTTTTGATGAGACCATTCTCCAGTCAGCTTTTGGG GTTCCTGAGGAAATTATAGGTCTGATGACGAACCGTACGCAGCCACCACTGATCGTGCATGACATGCTGAGCACGCCTGGTGAGGCCAACACCAACACGTGGCAGCTCCAACCGCGGTTACTCAAAATCTTTGCCCGATATGTAAGCGCAGCGGAGAACaaaaagaaggagaagaagacaaagaaagcaaagacatTCAATGTTTTCGAATCTGAACCTGATTTCCAGAGCCCTAACGGTCAGACTATAACGATTAACAGGAAGGATCTAAATGTGTTAAGCGGCTCAATGGTTGGAGTTTCCATGGTGAACCTAACTCAAGCATCGATGATGGGACCCCATTGGAACCCATGGGCTTGTGAGATCTCGGTTGTGTTGAAAGGATCTGGAATGGTACGTGTGCTTAGGTCTTCGATTTCTTCAAGATCATCATCAGAGTGTAAGAACATGAGGTTTAAGGTAGAGGAAGGAGATATTTTCGCAGTTCCACGGTTACATCCAATGGCTCAAATGTCTTTTATAGATGAGCCATTGTTGTTCATTGGGTTTACTACTTCAGCTAGGAACAACGAGCCACAGTTCTTAGCCGGACAGAACTCAGCTTTACGGTTTCTTGACCGGGAGGTATTAGCTGCCTCTTTGAATGTGAGTAGTGCGATGGTTGATGGATTGTTGGGAGCTCAGAAGGATGCGGTTGTGTTGGGATGTCCTTATTGTGCGGAAGGAGAGTTGG AGCTTAAAGTGGAGAcggagatgaagaagagagatgatgagaggaagagagaagaagaagaggccaagaaagaagaggaagagaggaggaaacgagaagaagaagaagaagaggagaagaagcaatGGCCGCCACAGCCTCAGCAACCACCACAGAGATAA